The following proteins are co-located in the Eubalaena glacialis isolate mEubGla1 chromosome 14, mEubGla1.1.hap2.+ XY, whole genome shotgun sequence genome:
- the LOC133105329 gene encoding chromobox protein homolog 1-like, with protein sequence MGKRQNKKKVEEVLEEEEEEYVVEKVLHRRVVKGKVEYLLKWKGFSDEDNTWEPEENLDCPDLIAEFLQSQKTAHETDKSEGGKRKADSDSEDKGEESKPRRRKRVRKATRLCSGLEPERIIGATDSSGELMFLMKWKNSDEADLVPAKEAKVNVPTGCHILL encoded by the coding sequence ATGGGGAAAAGACAAAACAAGAAGAAAGTGGAGGAGGTgctagaagaagaggaagaagaatatgTGGTGGAAAAAGTTCTCCACCGCCGAGTAGTAAAGGGCAAAGTGGAGTACCTCCTAAAGTGGAAGGGGTTCTCGGATGAGGACAACACATGGGAGCCAGAAGAAAACCTGGATTGCCCCGACCTCATTGCCGAGTTCCTGCAGTCACAGAAAACAGCACACGAGACAGATAAATCAGAGGGAGGCAAGCGCAAAGCTGATTCTGATTCGGAAGATAAGGGGGAGGAgagcaaaccaagaagaagaaagagagtcAGAAAAGCCACAAGGCTTTGCTCGGGTTTGGAACCCGAGCGGATTATTGGAGCTACAGACTCCAGTGGAGAACTCATGTTCCTGATGAAGTGGAAAAACTCTGATGAGGCTGACCTGGTCCCTGCCAAGGAAGCCAAAGTCAACGTGCCCACAGGTTGTCATATCCTTCTATGA